From Pseudomonas sp. LS1212, the proteins below share one genomic window:
- a CDS encoding cytosine permease codes for MAGLSQSRNAEHDPASVPVPQAGRMGRLSLTMAWWAVCSAMFYIVVGASLGLAYGTANALIGMLLSVVSYGLINAVISRYAIRTGESVALFSRRLFGNSGACLATLIFFTTAIYYAVFEGSVIAVAVNHLYPEVAYPVAALIVVLYSVPLILGSVQRWLDKFNGVLLPIYLGGLLLAVGLSIARYGYQPQWLEFGPQTPVAYGWWHCFTAYMGVWVLMLFTFDYARFGKPEDAEYHGRWNFGMPFYLVTFLLNGAAGIYLVSSIPHDGALNEVSVVMAILQLMGVGGLLFVWATQTRINTANYYLATLNMQAFFARFGLRFSYLAWAVVVGAIVYALMLADVFAYLLKALGYQGIFVVAWVGVALAQIIGGRGDAPLREVNFNPVGLVAWFGGTALGLGLMMSEGLLASFSAPLTGLLAFVLQWGLAQGARQRVAAAG; via the coding sequence ATGGCAGGTCTATCGCAATCTCGCAACGCTGAACACGATCCAGCCAGTGTCCCGGTTCCTCAGGCCGGGCGCATGGGGCGGCTGTCACTGACCATGGCCTGGTGGGCGGTGTGCAGCGCCATGTTCTACATCGTCGTCGGCGCGTCCCTGGGCCTTGCCTATGGCACGGCCAACGCCTTGATCGGCATGCTGCTCTCGGTCGTGAGCTACGGGCTGATCAACGCGGTCATCAGTCGTTACGCCATCCGCACAGGCGAGTCGGTAGCGCTGTTTTCCCGGCGCTTGTTCGGCAACAGCGGCGCGTGTCTGGCGACCTTGATCTTCTTCACCACGGCGATCTATTACGCGGTGTTCGAAGGGTCGGTCATCGCCGTGGCGGTCAACCATCTCTACCCGGAGGTGGCCTACCCAGTGGCCGCGCTGATCGTGGTGCTCTATAGCGTGCCGTTGATCCTTGGCAGCGTGCAGCGCTGGCTGGACAAGTTCAATGGCGTGCTGCTGCCGATCTACCTCGGTGGCCTGCTGCTGGCGGTGGGGCTGTCGATCGCTCGCTACGGCTACCAGCCTCAATGGCTGGAATTCGGCCCACAAACGCCGGTGGCCTACGGTTGGTGGCACTGCTTCACGGCCTACATGGGTGTCTGGGTGCTGATGCTGTTCACCTTCGACTACGCGCGCTTCGGCAAGCCTGAAGACGCCGAGTACCACGGCCGTTGGAACTTCGGCATGCCGTTCTACCTGGTGACCTTTCTGCTCAATGGCGCGGCGGGGATCTACCTGGTCAGCAGCATCCCGCACGATGGGGCGTTGAACGAAGTCTCGGTGGTCATGGCCATCCTGCAATTGATGGGCGTGGGCGGGTTGTTGTTCGTCTGGGCCACGCAAACACGGATCAACACGGCCAACTATTACCTGGCGACCCTGAACATGCAGGCGTTTTTCGCGCGCTTCGGTCTGCGCTTTTCGTACCTGGCCTGGGCCGTGGTGGTGGGGGCGATCGTTTATGCGCTGATGCTCGCCGACGTCTTCGCCTACCTGCTCAAGGCCCTGGGGTATCAGGGGATCTTCGTGGTGGCGTGGGTCGGGGTGGCGCTGGCGCAGATCATCGGCGGTCGTGGCGACGCGCCATTGCGCGAGGTGAACTTCAATCCGGTCGGATTGGTGGCGTGGTTCGGTGGCACGGCACTGGGGCTGGGGTTGATGATGAGCGAGGGCCTGCTGGCGAGTTTTTCCGCACCCTTGACCGGGTTGTTGGCCTTCGTGCTGCAATGGGGGCTTGCTCAAGGTGCGCGGCAGCGGGTGGCGGCTGCCGGTTGA
- a CDS encoding diguanylate cyclase, translated as MTENRIGKGLSFAKRIYLPRIVGLAIGLLSVLAAIYPLDLPGWVWALLFFNGLAWPHLAYRLSSRAREPYQAERRNLIYDSLLGGFWAATMQFNPLPTVTILSMMAMNNVAAGGHRLLVQGLLAQGTGMLVSITLLGPGLELNATPLQIYACLPMLTLYPLAVGSVCYGLAIKLSEHKRTLRALSLTDSLTGLLNHGSWKDLLHLKFHKCRQERCEAVIAVIDIDHFKQINDSYGHIVGDCVLRQLSAELKRNLRENDLAGRYGGDEFCVILPYSTLSQAIEIMERLRQSISNYRNEQLPELRVSLSIGLASCRNEFADPAAWLNEADKALYAAKNSGRDKVNFAPADPVRFAVAYPE; from the coding sequence ATGACGGAAAACAGGATCGGCAAAGGGCTCTCGTTTGCCAAACGGATTTACCTGCCGCGCATTGTCGGGCTGGCTATCGGCCTGCTCAGTGTGCTGGCGGCCATCTACCCGCTGGATTTGCCAGGCTGGGTCTGGGCGCTGCTTTTTTTCAACGGTCTGGCCTGGCCGCACCTTGCCTATCGACTGTCCAGCCGCGCCCGGGAACCTTACCAGGCCGAACGCCGTAACCTGATCTATGACTCGCTGCTGGGCGGGTTCTGGGCGGCGACCATGCAGTTCAACCCACTGCCCACGGTGACCATTCTTTCGATGATGGCCATGAACAACGTTGCCGCCGGTGGCCATCGTCTGCTTGTTCAAGGTCTTCTCGCGCAAGGCACCGGTATGCTGGTTTCAATAACCTTGCTCGGCCCCGGCCTTGAATTGAACGCCACGCCGCTGCAGATCTATGCCTGTCTGCCAATGTTAACGCTGTACCCGCTCGCAGTGGGCTCGGTCTGCTACGGCCTGGCGATCAAACTCTCCGAACATAAGCGCACCCTCAGGGCCCTGAGCCTCACCGACAGCCTGACGGGCCTGCTCAACCATGGTTCGTGGAAGGACCTGCTGCACCTGAAGTTCCACAAATGCCGGCAGGAGCGCTGCGAAGCGGTGATCGCCGTCATCGATATCGACCATTTCAAGCAAATCAACGACAGCTATGGGCATATCGTCGGCGACTGCGTGCTGCGCCAGCTGAGTGCCGAGCTGAAAAGGAACCTGCGCGAGAACGACCTGGCCGGCCGTTATGGCGGTGACGAGTTCTGCGTGATCCTGCCCTACAGCACGCTGAGCCAGGCCATCGAGATCATGGAGCGCCTGCGCCAGTCGATCAGCAACTACCGCAATGAGCAACTGCCTGAGTTGCGGGTCAGCTTGAGCATCGGTCTGGCCTCCTGCCGCAATGAGTTTGCCGACCCCGCTGCCTGGCTCAACGAGGCCGACAAGGCGCTCTATGCCGCCAAGAACAGCGGTCGCGACAAAGTCAATTTCGCCCCGGCCGACCCGGTTCGCTTTGCCGTCGCCTACCCCGAATGA
- a CDS encoding ATP-binding protein, translating to MGKDVNADIATIRRINAVPAILQVICETTGMRFAALARVTESTWTACAVLDTLGFGLSAGGELDMATTLCHEIRATHETIVIDQASVDEQYCQHNTPRIYNFESYISVPVFRVDGSFFGTICALDPLPAQLKNSAIRPMMESFARLLSIQIQSEENFQLTEAALQKEREIAELREQFIAVLGHDLRNPLFAISAGAELLLRKATDEKSRAIIQNILTSGRRAAHLVEDVLDFARGRLGDGITVNVQPCPELATALQHGVAELQRVHPQRVIHLRIGDLGDLRCDRERVTQLFSNLLANALLHGEPDGPVEVSADIQENVFVLGVHNQGPPIAPEILAQLFQPFSRPPGGNPQRGLGLGLYIANQIALAHGGRMEVLSSAEAGTLFSFRLPLA from the coding sequence ATGGGCAAAGACGTCAACGCCGACATAGCCACCATTAGACGAATCAATGCCGTCCCGGCCATTCTTCAGGTGATCTGCGAAACCACCGGTATGCGTTTTGCTGCCCTGGCGCGCGTCACCGAGAGTACCTGGACCGCCTGCGCGGTGCTCGACACGCTGGGGTTTGGCTTGAGCGCAGGCGGCGAGTTGGATATGGCGACTACCCTGTGCCATGAAATCCGCGCGACCCACGAAACCATCGTGATCGACCAGGCCAGCGTCGATGAGCAGTACTGCCAGCACAACACACCGCGTATCTATAACTTCGAGAGCTATATCTCGGTGCCGGTGTTTCGCGTCGATGGCAGTTTTTTCGGCACCATCTGCGCCCTTGACCCGCTGCCGGCCCAGCTCAAGAACAGTGCCATCCGCCCCATGATGGAGTCTTTCGCCCGACTGCTGTCGATTCAGATCCAAAGCGAAGAAAACTTCCAACTCACCGAAGCCGCCCTGCAAAAGGAACGGGAAATCGCCGAACTGCGCGAGCAATTCATCGCCGTGCTCGGCCATGACCTGCGCAACCCCCTGTTCGCCATTTCGGCCGGGGCCGAATTGCTCTTGCGCAAGGCTACCGATGAAAAGTCCCGGGCGATCATCCAGAACATCCTCACCAGTGGCCGCCGCGCCGCGCACCTGGTCGAAGACGTGCTCGACTTTGCCCGGGGCAGGCTCGGTGACGGCATCACCGTCAACGTACAGCCTTGCCCGGAACTGGCCACAGCGCTCCAGCATGGGGTAGCGGAACTCCAGCGCGTTCACCCGCAACGGGTGATTCACTTGCGCATTGGCGATCTTGGGGATCTTCGTTGCGACCGTGAACGCGTCACCCAACTGTTTTCCAACCTGCTGGCCAACGCCCTTCTCCATGGTGAACCCGACGGCCCGGTGGAGGTCAGTGCTGACATCCAGGAAAACGTCTTTGTCCTGGGCGTACACAATCAAGGCCCGCCGATCGCCCCAGAGATCCTGGCACAGTTGTTCCAGCCATTCTCGCGCCCGCCCGGCGGCAACCCGCAGCGCGGGCTGGGCCTGGGCCTGTATATCGCCAACCAGATCGCCCTGGCCCACGGCGGGCGCATGGAAGTCCTGTCCAGCGCCGAAGCCGGCACCTTGTTCAGCTTCAGGTTGCCATTGGCCTGA